From Eptesicus fuscus isolate TK198812 chromosome 22, DD_ASM_mEF_20220401, whole genome shotgun sequence, a single genomic window includes:
- the ADAM15 gene encoding disintegrin and metalloproteinase domain-containing protein 15 isoform X11, producing MRLALLWALGLLGAGSPLPFPSLPGTRGAQEEQAIPEKTLSGPLEPQVLQDSLTLSLAEVLQTSLPETLRIKLELDGESHILELLQNRELVPGHPTLVWYQPDGTRVVSEGHTLENCCYQGGVQGQAASWASVCACSGLRGLVILSPEKSYTLELRPGDLRGPPIVSRIQDLPVPGHTCTLSWRESVSTQAPPERPLGQRHMRRWRRDVVTETKIIELMIVADHSEVQRYPDFQYLLNRTLEVALLLDTFFRPLNVRVALVGLEAWTHRDLVEISPDPGVTLDSFLRWRRTNLLPRVPHDSAQLVTATSFSGPMVGMAIQNSICSPDYSGGVNMDHSISILGVASSIAHELGHSLGLDHDPPGNSCPCPGPAPAKSCIMEASTDFLPGLNFSNCSRQALERALLDGMGSCLFEQLPRLSSMATVRGNKIVELSKQHSCDFPDDCTDPCCDYFTCQLRPGAQCASDGPCCQNCQLRPAGWPCRPKRGDCDLPEFCPGDSSQCPPDISLGDGEPCDGGQAVCMRGRCASYAQQCQALWGPGAQPAAPPCLLTANTRGDAFGSCGRSPTGSYLSCDPRDAICGQLQCRGGMAQPLLGSARDLHWEILDANGTQLNCSWAHLDLGNDVAQPLLTLPGTACGPGLVCIDHRCQPLDLLGAQECRSKCNGHGVCDSNRLCHCEEGWAPPDCSARIRASRSLTTGLLLSLLLLLILVLLGASYWYRARLRQRLCQLKGPSCQYRAAQSGPPERPGPPQRALLMPGVKSQGPAKPPPPRKPLPADPQGLCPSSDQPGPGAGIPPLVVPSRPAPPPPAVSSFYL from the exons ATGCGGCTGGCgctgctctgggccctggggctCCTGGGCGCGGGCAGCCCCCTGCCCTTCCCGTCGCTTCCAGGGACAC GTGGCGCCCAGGAGGAGCAGGCAATTCCAGAGAAGACCCTGAGTGGGCCCTTGGAACCCCAGGTCCTTCAGGACAGCCTCACACTCAGCCTGGCAGAGGTGCTGCAG ACCAGCCTGCCTGAGACGTTACGGATCAAATTGGAATTGGATGGTGAGAGCCATATCCTGGAGCTGCTACAGAATAG GGAGCTGGTCCCAGGCCACCCAACCCTGGTGTGGTACCAACCTGATGGCACCAGGGTGGTGAGTGAGGGACACACTCTG GAGAACTGCTGCTACCAGGGCGGAGTGCAGGGCCAggcagcctcctgggcctccGTCTGCGCCTGCTCCGGGCTCAG GGGCTTGGTGATCCTGTCCCCCGAGAAAAGCTATACCCTGGAGCTGAGGCCTGGGGACCTTCGGGGTCCTCCCATTGTCTCCCGGATCCAAGATCTCCCCGTGCCAGGCCACACTTGCACCCTGAGCTGGCGTGAATCGGTGTCCACTCAGGCTCCGCCGGAGCGCCCCCTGGGACAGCGTCACATGCGCCGG TGGAGGCGGGATGTGGTGACCGAGACGAAGATTATTGAGCTAATGATTGTAGCTGATCACTCAGAG GTCCAGAGGTACCCAGACTTCCAGTACCTGCTGAACCGCACGCTGGAAGTGGCCCTCCTCCTGGACACA TTCTTCCGGCCCCTGAATGTACGAGTGGCGCTCGTGGGCCTGGAGGCTTGGACGCACCGAGACCTGGTAGAGATAAGCCCAGACCCAGGGGTCACGCTAGACAGCTTCCTCCGCTGGCGCCGGACCAACTTGCTGCCTCGTGTGCCCCACGACAGTGCCCAGCTGGTGAC AGCTACTTCATTCTCTGGGCCCATGGTGGGCATGGCCATTCAGAACTCCATCTGTTCTCCTGACTACTCAGGAGGTGTGAACATG GACCACTCCATAAGCATCCTGGGAGTTGCCTCCTCCATAGCCCATGAGTtgggccacagcctgggcctGGACCATGACCCACCTGGGAacagctgcccctgcccaggccctgccccggccAAGAGCTGCATCATGGAGGCCTCCACAGA CTTCCTGCCCGGCCTGAACTTCAGCAACTGCAGCCGACAGGCCCTGGAGAGAGCCCTCCTGGATGGGATGGGCAGCTGCCTCTTTGAACAACTGCCCCGCCTGTCCTCCATGGCGACTGTCCGTGGAAATAAGATTGTGGAGCTGAGCAAGCAGCACAGCTGTGACTTCCCAGAT GACTGCACCGATCCCTGCTGTGACTACTTCACCTGCCAGCTGAGGCCAGGGGCACAGTGTGCATCCGATGGACCCTGCTGTCAAAACTGCCAG CTGCGCCCGGCTGGCTGGCCGTGCCGTCCAAAGAGAGGGGACTGCGACTTGCCCGAATTCTGCCCAGGAGACAGCTCCCAGTGCCCTCCGGACATCAGCCTGGGGGATGGCGAGCCGTGTGACGGCGGACAGGCTGTGTGCATGCGAGGGCGCTGTGCTTCCTATGCCCAAcagtgccaggctctgtgggGGCCGGGGGCCCAGCCCGCCGCACCCCCTTGCCTCCTCACTGCCAATACTCGGGGGGATGCCTTTGGGAGCTGCGGGCGCAGTCCTACTGGCAGCTACCTGTCCTGTGACCCGAG AGATGCCATTTGCGGGCAGCTCCAGTGCCGGGGGGGCATGGCCCAGCCTCTGCTGGGCTCCGCCCGGGATCTGCACTGGGAGATCCTCGACGCCAACGGGACCCAGCTGAACTGCAGCTGGGCACACCTGGACCTGGGCAACGAcgtggcccagcccctcctgacCCTGCCTGGCACAGCCTGTGGCCCTGGCCTG GTGTGCATCGACCATCGATGCCAGCCTCTGGACCTCCTGGGAGCACAGGAATGTCGCAGCAAATGCAACGGGCACGGG GTCTGCGACAGCAACAGGCTCTGCCACTGTGAGGAGGGCTGGGCACCCCCTGACTGCAGTGCCCGGATCAGAG CCTCCAGGTCCCTGACCACAGGACTGCTCCTCAGCCTCCTGTTGCTGCTGATCTTGGTGCTGCTTGGTGCCAGCTACTGGTACCGTGCCCGCCTGCGCCAGCGACTCTGCCAGCTCAAGGGACCCAGCTGCCAATACAG GGCAGCTCAGTCTGGTCCCCCGGAACGCCCTGGACCCCCGCAGAGGGCCCTGCTGATGCCAGGTGTCAAG
- the ADAM15 gene encoding disintegrin and metalloproteinase domain-containing protein 15 isoform X9 — MRLALLWALGLLGAGSPLPFPSLPGTRGAQEEQAIPEKTLSGPLEPQVLQDSLTLSLAEVLQTSLPETLRIKLELDGESHILELLQNRELVPGHPTLVWYQPDGTRVVSEGHTLENCCYQGGVQGQAASWASVCACSGLRGLVILSPEKSYTLELRPGDLRGPPIVSRIQDLPVPGHTCTLSWRESVSTQAPPERPLGQRHMRRWRRDVVTETKIIELMIVADHSEVQRYPDFQYLLNRTLEVALLLDTFFRPLNVRVALVGLEAWTHRDLVEISPDPGVTLDSFLRWRRTNLLPRVPHDSAQLVTATSFSGPMVGMAIQNSICSPDYSGGVNMDHSISILGVASSIAHELGHSLGLDHDPPGNSCPCPGPAPAKSCIMEASTDFLPGLNFSNCSRQALERALLDGMGSCLFEQLPRLSSMATVRGNKIVELSKQHSCDFPDDCTDPCCDYFTCQLRPGAQCASDGPCCQNCQLRPAGWPCRPKRGDCDLPEFCPGDSSQCPPDISLGDGEPCDGGQAVCMRGRCASYAQQCQALWGPGAQPAAPPCLLTANTRGDAFGSCGRSPTGSYLSCDPRDAICGQLQCRGGMAQPLLGSARDLHWEILDANGTQLNCSWAHLDLGNDVAQPLLTLPGTACGPGLVCIDHRCQPLDLLGAQECRSKCNGHGVCDSNRLCHCEEGWAPPDCSARIRASRSLTTGLLLSLLLLLILVLLGASYWYRARLRQRLCQLKGPSCQYRAAQSGPPERPGPPQRALLMPGVKAALADRPNPPTRPLPADPVVRHPKSQGPAKPPPPRKPLPADPQGLCPSSDQPGPGAGIPPLVVPSRPAPPPPAVSSFYL; from the exons ATGCGGCTGGCgctgctctgggccctggggctCCTGGGCGCGGGCAGCCCCCTGCCCTTCCCGTCGCTTCCAGGGACAC GTGGCGCCCAGGAGGAGCAGGCAATTCCAGAGAAGACCCTGAGTGGGCCCTTGGAACCCCAGGTCCTTCAGGACAGCCTCACACTCAGCCTGGCAGAGGTGCTGCAG ACCAGCCTGCCTGAGACGTTACGGATCAAATTGGAATTGGATGGTGAGAGCCATATCCTGGAGCTGCTACAGAATAG GGAGCTGGTCCCAGGCCACCCAACCCTGGTGTGGTACCAACCTGATGGCACCAGGGTGGTGAGTGAGGGACACACTCTG GAGAACTGCTGCTACCAGGGCGGAGTGCAGGGCCAggcagcctcctgggcctccGTCTGCGCCTGCTCCGGGCTCAG GGGCTTGGTGATCCTGTCCCCCGAGAAAAGCTATACCCTGGAGCTGAGGCCTGGGGACCTTCGGGGTCCTCCCATTGTCTCCCGGATCCAAGATCTCCCCGTGCCAGGCCACACTTGCACCCTGAGCTGGCGTGAATCGGTGTCCACTCAGGCTCCGCCGGAGCGCCCCCTGGGACAGCGTCACATGCGCCGG TGGAGGCGGGATGTGGTGACCGAGACGAAGATTATTGAGCTAATGATTGTAGCTGATCACTCAGAG GTCCAGAGGTACCCAGACTTCCAGTACCTGCTGAACCGCACGCTGGAAGTGGCCCTCCTCCTGGACACA TTCTTCCGGCCCCTGAATGTACGAGTGGCGCTCGTGGGCCTGGAGGCTTGGACGCACCGAGACCTGGTAGAGATAAGCCCAGACCCAGGGGTCACGCTAGACAGCTTCCTCCGCTGGCGCCGGACCAACTTGCTGCCTCGTGTGCCCCACGACAGTGCCCAGCTGGTGAC AGCTACTTCATTCTCTGGGCCCATGGTGGGCATGGCCATTCAGAACTCCATCTGTTCTCCTGACTACTCAGGAGGTGTGAACATG GACCACTCCATAAGCATCCTGGGAGTTGCCTCCTCCATAGCCCATGAGTtgggccacagcctgggcctGGACCATGACCCACCTGGGAacagctgcccctgcccaggccctgccccggccAAGAGCTGCATCATGGAGGCCTCCACAGA CTTCCTGCCCGGCCTGAACTTCAGCAACTGCAGCCGACAGGCCCTGGAGAGAGCCCTCCTGGATGGGATGGGCAGCTGCCTCTTTGAACAACTGCCCCGCCTGTCCTCCATGGCGACTGTCCGTGGAAATAAGATTGTGGAGCTGAGCAAGCAGCACAGCTGTGACTTCCCAGAT GACTGCACCGATCCCTGCTGTGACTACTTCACCTGCCAGCTGAGGCCAGGGGCACAGTGTGCATCCGATGGACCCTGCTGTCAAAACTGCCAG CTGCGCCCGGCTGGCTGGCCGTGCCGTCCAAAGAGAGGGGACTGCGACTTGCCCGAATTCTGCCCAGGAGACAGCTCCCAGTGCCCTCCGGACATCAGCCTGGGGGATGGCGAGCCGTGTGACGGCGGACAGGCTGTGTGCATGCGAGGGCGCTGTGCTTCCTATGCCCAAcagtgccaggctctgtgggGGCCGGGGGCCCAGCCCGCCGCACCCCCTTGCCTCCTCACTGCCAATACTCGGGGGGATGCCTTTGGGAGCTGCGGGCGCAGTCCTACTGGCAGCTACCTGTCCTGTGACCCGAG AGATGCCATTTGCGGGCAGCTCCAGTGCCGGGGGGGCATGGCCCAGCCTCTGCTGGGCTCCGCCCGGGATCTGCACTGGGAGATCCTCGACGCCAACGGGACCCAGCTGAACTGCAGCTGGGCACACCTGGACCTGGGCAACGAcgtggcccagcccctcctgacCCTGCCTGGCACAGCCTGTGGCCCTGGCCTG GTGTGCATCGACCATCGATGCCAGCCTCTGGACCTCCTGGGAGCACAGGAATGTCGCAGCAAATGCAACGGGCACGGG GTCTGCGACAGCAACAGGCTCTGCCACTGTGAGGAGGGCTGGGCACCCCCTGACTGCAGTGCCCGGATCAGAG CCTCCAGGTCCCTGACCACAGGACTGCTCCTCAGCCTCCTGTTGCTGCTGATCTTGGTGCTGCTTGGTGCCAGCTACTGGTACCGTGCCCGCCTGCGCCAGCGACTCTGCCAGCTCAAGGGACCCAGCTGCCAATACAG GGCAGCTCAGTCTGGTCCCCCGGAACGCCCTGGACCCCCGCAGAGGGCCCTGCTGATGCCAGGTGTCAAG
- the ADAM15 gene encoding disintegrin and metalloproteinase domain-containing protein 15 isoform X10 has translation MRLALLWALGLLGAGSPLPFPSLPGTRGAQEEQAIPEKTLSGPLEPQVLQDSLTLSLAEVLQTSLPETLRIKLELDGESHILELLQNRELVPGHPTLVWYQPDGTRVVSEGHTLENCCYQGGVQGQAASWASVCACSGLRGLVILSPEKSYTLELRPGDLRGPPIVSRIQDLPVPGHTCTLSWRESVSTQAPPERPLGQRHMRRWRRDVVTETKIIELMIVADHSEVQRYPDFQYLLNRTLEVALLLDTFFRPLNVRVALVGLEAWTHRDLVEISPDPGVTLDSFLRWRRTNLLPRVPHDSAQLVTATSFSGPMVGMAIQNSICSPDYSGGVNMDHSISILGVASSIAHELGHSLGLDHDPPGNSCPCPGPAPAKSCIMEASTDFLPGLNFSNCSRQALERALLDGMGSCLFEQLPRLSSMATVRGNKIVELSKQHSCDFPDDCTDPCCDYFTCQLRPGAQCASDGPCCQNCQLRPAGWPCRPKRGDCDLPEFCPGDSSQCPPDISLGDGEPCDGGQAVCMRGRCASYAQQCQALWGPGAQPAAPPCLLTANTRGDAFGSCGRSPTGSYLSCDPRDAICGQLQCRGGMAQPLLGSARDLHWEILDANGTQLNCSWAHLDLGNDVAQPLLTLPGTACGPGLVCIDHRCQPLDLLGAQECRSKCNGHGVCDSNRLCHCEEGWAPPDCSARIRASRSLTTGLLLSLLLLLILVLLGASYWYRARLRQRLCQLKGPSCQYRAAQSGPPERPGPPQRALLMPGVKSQGPAKPPPPRKPLPADPQGLCPSSDQPGPGAGIPPLVVPSRTSRGVGRSPGVPLHTALDDGRSQSLDAKEQAS, from the exons ATGCGGCTGGCgctgctctgggccctggggctCCTGGGCGCGGGCAGCCCCCTGCCCTTCCCGTCGCTTCCAGGGACAC GTGGCGCCCAGGAGGAGCAGGCAATTCCAGAGAAGACCCTGAGTGGGCCCTTGGAACCCCAGGTCCTTCAGGACAGCCTCACACTCAGCCTGGCAGAGGTGCTGCAG ACCAGCCTGCCTGAGACGTTACGGATCAAATTGGAATTGGATGGTGAGAGCCATATCCTGGAGCTGCTACAGAATAG GGAGCTGGTCCCAGGCCACCCAACCCTGGTGTGGTACCAACCTGATGGCACCAGGGTGGTGAGTGAGGGACACACTCTG GAGAACTGCTGCTACCAGGGCGGAGTGCAGGGCCAggcagcctcctgggcctccGTCTGCGCCTGCTCCGGGCTCAG GGGCTTGGTGATCCTGTCCCCCGAGAAAAGCTATACCCTGGAGCTGAGGCCTGGGGACCTTCGGGGTCCTCCCATTGTCTCCCGGATCCAAGATCTCCCCGTGCCAGGCCACACTTGCACCCTGAGCTGGCGTGAATCGGTGTCCACTCAGGCTCCGCCGGAGCGCCCCCTGGGACAGCGTCACATGCGCCGG TGGAGGCGGGATGTGGTGACCGAGACGAAGATTATTGAGCTAATGATTGTAGCTGATCACTCAGAG GTCCAGAGGTACCCAGACTTCCAGTACCTGCTGAACCGCACGCTGGAAGTGGCCCTCCTCCTGGACACA TTCTTCCGGCCCCTGAATGTACGAGTGGCGCTCGTGGGCCTGGAGGCTTGGACGCACCGAGACCTGGTAGAGATAAGCCCAGACCCAGGGGTCACGCTAGACAGCTTCCTCCGCTGGCGCCGGACCAACTTGCTGCCTCGTGTGCCCCACGACAGTGCCCAGCTGGTGAC AGCTACTTCATTCTCTGGGCCCATGGTGGGCATGGCCATTCAGAACTCCATCTGTTCTCCTGACTACTCAGGAGGTGTGAACATG GACCACTCCATAAGCATCCTGGGAGTTGCCTCCTCCATAGCCCATGAGTtgggccacagcctgggcctGGACCATGACCCACCTGGGAacagctgcccctgcccaggccctgccccggccAAGAGCTGCATCATGGAGGCCTCCACAGA CTTCCTGCCCGGCCTGAACTTCAGCAACTGCAGCCGACAGGCCCTGGAGAGAGCCCTCCTGGATGGGATGGGCAGCTGCCTCTTTGAACAACTGCCCCGCCTGTCCTCCATGGCGACTGTCCGTGGAAATAAGATTGTGGAGCTGAGCAAGCAGCACAGCTGTGACTTCCCAGAT GACTGCACCGATCCCTGCTGTGACTACTTCACCTGCCAGCTGAGGCCAGGGGCACAGTGTGCATCCGATGGACCCTGCTGTCAAAACTGCCAG CTGCGCCCGGCTGGCTGGCCGTGCCGTCCAAAGAGAGGGGACTGCGACTTGCCCGAATTCTGCCCAGGAGACAGCTCCCAGTGCCCTCCGGACATCAGCCTGGGGGATGGCGAGCCGTGTGACGGCGGACAGGCTGTGTGCATGCGAGGGCGCTGTGCTTCCTATGCCCAAcagtgccaggctctgtgggGGCCGGGGGCCCAGCCCGCCGCACCCCCTTGCCTCCTCACTGCCAATACTCGGGGGGATGCCTTTGGGAGCTGCGGGCGCAGTCCTACTGGCAGCTACCTGTCCTGTGACCCGAG AGATGCCATTTGCGGGCAGCTCCAGTGCCGGGGGGGCATGGCCCAGCCTCTGCTGGGCTCCGCCCGGGATCTGCACTGGGAGATCCTCGACGCCAACGGGACCCAGCTGAACTGCAGCTGGGCACACCTGGACCTGGGCAACGAcgtggcccagcccctcctgacCCTGCCTGGCACAGCCTGTGGCCCTGGCCTG GTGTGCATCGACCATCGATGCCAGCCTCTGGACCTCCTGGGAGCACAGGAATGTCGCAGCAAATGCAACGGGCACGGG GTCTGCGACAGCAACAGGCTCTGCCACTGTGAGGAGGGCTGGGCACCCCCTGACTGCAGTGCCCGGATCAGAG CCTCCAGGTCCCTGACCACAGGACTGCTCCTCAGCCTCCTGTTGCTGCTGATCTTGGTGCTGCTTGGTGCCAGCTACTGGTACCGTGCCCGCCTGCGCCAGCGACTCTGCCAGCTCAAGGGACCCAGCTGCCAATACAG GGCAGCTCAGTCTGGTCCCCCGGAACGCCCTGGACCCCCGCAGAGGGCCCTGCTGATGCCAGGTGTCAAG
- the ADAM15 gene encoding disintegrin and metalloproteinase domain-containing protein 15 isoform X7, whose protein sequence is MRLALLWALGLLGAGSPLPFPSLPGTRGAQEEQAIPEKTLSGPLEPQVLQDSLTLSLAEVLQTSLPETLRIKLELDGESHILELLQNRELVPGHPTLVWYQPDGTRVVSEGHTLENCCYQGGVQGQAASWASVCACSGLRGLVILSPEKSYTLELRPGDLRGPPIVSRIQDLPVPGHTCTLSWRESVSTQAPPERPLGQRHMRRWRRDVVTETKIIELMIVADHSEVQRYPDFQYLLNRTLEVALLLDTFFRPLNVRVALVGLEAWTHRDLVEISPDPGVTLDSFLRWRRTNLLPRVPHDSAQLVTATSFSGPMVGMAIQNSICSPDYSGGVNMDHSISILGVASSIAHELGHSLGLDHDPPGNSCPCPGPAPAKSCIMEASTDFLPGLNFSNCSRQALERALLDGMGSCLFEQLPRLSSMATVRGNKIVELSKQHSCDFPDDCTDPCCDYFTCQLRPGAQCASDGPCCQNCQLRPAGWPCRPKRGDCDLPEFCPGDSSQCPPDISLGDGEPCDGGQAVCMRGRCASYAQQCQALWGPGAQPAAPPCLLTANTRGDAFGSCGRSPTGSYLSCDPRDAICGQLQCRGGMAQPLLGSARDLHWEILDANGTQLNCSWAHLDLGNDVAQPLLTLPGTACGPGLVCIDHRCQPLDLLGAQECRSKCNGHGVCDSNRLCHCEEGWAPPDCSARIRASRSLTTGLLLSLLLLLILVLLGASYWYRARLRQRLCQLKGPSCQYRAAQSGPPERPGPPQRALLMPGVKQASALGFPAPPSRPLPPDPVPKRLQSQGPAKPPPPRKPLPADPQGLCPSSDQPGPGAGIPPLVVPSRPAPPPPAVSSFYL, encoded by the exons ATGCGGCTGGCgctgctctgggccctggggctCCTGGGCGCGGGCAGCCCCCTGCCCTTCCCGTCGCTTCCAGGGACAC GTGGCGCCCAGGAGGAGCAGGCAATTCCAGAGAAGACCCTGAGTGGGCCCTTGGAACCCCAGGTCCTTCAGGACAGCCTCACACTCAGCCTGGCAGAGGTGCTGCAG ACCAGCCTGCCTGAGACGTTACGGATCAAATTGGAATTGGATGGTGAGAGCCATATCCTGGAGCTGCTACAGAATAG GGAGCTGGTCCCAGGCCACCCAACCCTGGTGTGGTACCAACCTGATGGCACCAGGGTGGTGAGTGAGGGACACACTCTG GAGAACTGCTGCTACCAGGGCGGAGTGCAGGGCCAggcagcctcctgggcctccGTCTGCGCCTGCTCCGGGCTCAG GGGCTTGGTGATCCTGTCCCCCGAGAAAAGCTATACCCTGGAGCTGAGGCCTGGGGACCTTCGGGGTCCTCCCATTGTCTCCCGGATCCAAGATCTCCCCGTGCCAGGCCACACTTGCACCCTGAGCTGGCGTGAATCGGTGTCCACTCAGGCTCCGCCGGAGCGCCCCCTGGGACAGCGTCACATGCGCCGG TGGAGGCGGGATGTGGTGACCGAGACGAAGATTATTGAGCTAATGATTGTAGCTGATCACTCAGAG GTCCAGAGGTACCCAGACTTCCAGTACCTGCTGAACCGCACGCTGGAAGTGGCCCTCCTCCTGGACACA TTCTTCCGGCCCCTGAATGTACGAGTGGCGCTCGTGGGCCTGGAGGCTTGGACGCACCGAGACCTGGTAGAGATAAGCCCAGACCCAGGGGTCACGCTAGACAGCTTCCTCCGCTGGCGCCGGACCAACTTGCTGCCTCGTGTGCCCCACGACAGTGCCCAGCTGGTGAC AGCTACTTCATTCTCTGGGCCCATGGTGGGCATGGCCATTCAGAACTCCATCTGTTCTCCTGACTACTCAGGAGGTGTGAACATG GACCACTCCATAAGCATCCTGGGAGTTGCCTCCTCCATAGCCCATGAGTtgggccacagcctgggcctGGACCATGACCCACCTGGGAacagctgcccctgcccaggccctgccccggccAAGAGCTGCATCATGGAGGCCTCCACAGA CTTCCTGCCCGGCCTGAACTTCAGCAACTGCAGCCGACAGGCCCTGGAGAGAGCCCTCCTGGATGGGATGGGCAGCTGCCTCTTTGAACAACTGCCCCGCCTGTCCTCCATGGCGACTGTCCGTGGAAATAAGATTGTGGAGCTGAGCAAGCAGCACAGCTGTGACTTCCCAGAT GACTGCACCGATCCCTGCTGTGACTACTTCACCTGCCAGCTGAGGCCAGGGGCACAGTGTGCATCCGATGGACCCTGCTGTCAAAACTGCCAG CTGCGCCCGGCTGGCTGGCCGTGCCGTCCAAAGAGAGGGGACTGCGACTTGCCCGAATTCTGCCCAGGAGACAGCTCCCAGTGCCCTCCGGACATCAGCCTGGGGGATGGCGAGCCGTGTGACGGCGGACAGGCTGTGTGCATGCGAGGGCGCTGTGCTTCCTATGCCCAAcagtgccaggctctgtgggGGCCGGGGGCCCAGCCCGCCGCACCCCCTTGCCTCCTCACTGCCAATACTCGGGGGGATGCCTTTGGGAGCTGCGGGCGCAGTCCTACTGGCAGCTACCTGTCCTGTGACCCGAG AGATGCCATTTGCGGGCAGCTCCAGTGCCGGGGGGGCATGGCCCAGCCTCTGCTGGGCTCCGCCCGGGATCTGCACTGGGAGATCCTCGACGCCAACGGGACCCAGCTGAACTGCAGCTGGGCACACCTGGACCTGGGCAACGAcgtggcccagcccctcctgacCCTGCCTGGCACAGCCTGTGGCCCTGGCCTG GTGTGCATCGACCATCGATGCCAGCCTCTGGACCTCCTGGGAGCACAGGAATGTCGCAGCAAATGCAACGGGCACGGG GTCTGCGACAGCAACAGGCTCTGCCACTGTGAGGAGGGCTGGGCACCCCCTGACTGCAGTGCCCGGATCAGAG CCTCCAGGTCCCTGACCACAGGACTGCTCCTCAGCCTCCTGTTGCTGCTGATCTTGGTGCTGCTTGGTGCCAGCTACTGGTACCGTGCCCGCCTGCGCCAGCGACTCTGCCAGCTCAAGGGACCCAGCTGCCAATACAG GGCAGCTCAGTCTGGTCCCCCGGAACGCCCTGGACCCCCGCAGAGGGCCCTGCTGATGCCAGGTGTCAAG